Within the Methanolinea sp. genome, the region TGGTCGGGGAGGTCGTCGACCTAGAGTCCAAGTGCCGGCTCGAGGTCCTCCTCGCCGCGGGCCTCGCGGTCAGGACCCCTGCCGCGGCCTCACTTAAATCAGTGGAAGTTGCAGCGGTCGAGACCGGGGATGATCCCGTTCTCTCCGCCGCGGACCGCGAGGTGCTCGCGCTCGCGCTCGAGACGGGATCGGAGATAGTGACGGACGACTTCGCAGTGCAGAACGTCGCGGCGCACCTCGGAATCCCCGTCGTCCCCATCCAGCAGAGGAGAGCGAGGAAGCGGAAGTGGAAGTTCCGGTGCCCGGCCTGCGGGAAGGCGGCCGACGGGCCCGGTGACTGCCCGGTCTGCGGATCTCTCCTGAAAAGAACACTTAAGTGAGGCGGTGCATATCCTTTTCCCATGTCGTCTCTCGACGAGCTGATAGAGAAGGCGAGATCTCTCCTCTCGGAGGGCCATAGTCCGGGCCAGATCGCAGACGAGCTCTCACTCTCCATGGAGACTGTCACGTGGCTCCTGACCCAACAGAAGGGCGTGGCTGTCCCCAAGGATGTCCACATCGACTGGACGAGCGTGAGCGGCCGGGGACCACTCCTCGACGGCCTCGCGATGATGCTGCTGCGCCAGTACTACGTCTCGCTCGAGGAAGAAACGGCGAGGGAAGAGGGCCGTTCCGATCGTTACCCCACGCTCGTCGTGGGGATCGCGGTCTCCGGCATCCCCCTCGCGACACTGATCGCGGTCGAGGAGGACATCAAGCTCGCAATCTACCATCCCGCGAAGCACAGCACGAGGGACCCGCCCGTCGGTTCGATCAGCGGGAACTTCGCCTCGGTGAGCGGGGAGCGGTGCCTCATCGTGGATGACGTGATCACCTCGGGGAACACGATGCAGGACGTCGTGAAGTACCTGCGGAAGCACGGCGCAACCCCTGTCGCGATCTGCGTGATCTTCGACAAGCGCGGTCTCCGCGAGGTGGATGGCGTTCCCGTCTATTCTCTCTTCAAGATCTCCCGGATCGACTGATACCATCCATTTTTCCGCGCGGTGGAATGGATTAATTTATATAGAAGTTTAATTCCATCTTTTACAGCATTGGAGGAACTGCTATGCTTGGAGGACAACCGATCATCATCCTCAAGGAGAACGTGGAGCGCAACAGGGGTCTTGAAGCCCAGCGCTCGAACATCGCGGCAGCCAAGGCGATCGCGAGCGCTGTCCGCACGACGCTCGGACCCCGGGGAATGGACAAGATGCTCATCGACCCGACCGGTGACGTGACGATCACCAACGACGGGGCGACGATCCTCGAGGAGATCTCCGTCGTCCACCCCGGCGCGAAGATGGTCATCGAGGTCGCGAAGGCACAGGACGACGAGGTCGGGGACGGGACGACGACGGCCGTCGTCATGGTCGGCTCGCTGATGGAGAAGGCCGAGACCATGATCGAGAAGAAGATCCACCCGGCCGTCATCGCGGAGGGTTACCGGCTCGGGATGAAGAAGGCGCTCGAGATCGTCGAGGACCTCTCGATCAAGATCGACCCGTTCGACAGGGAGATGCTCATCAAGATCGCGGACACCGCGATGACCGGCAAGGCGATCGAGTCCGTGAAGGACAAGCTGAACGGGATCGCGGTCGATGCCGTCATGGCAATCGCGGAGAGGGACGGGGACAGGGTCATCGCCGACGAGGATAACGTCCTCATCAAGAAGCAGGCCGGGGACAGGATGGACGACGCCGAGCTCGTGAGGGGGGTCGTCATCGACAAGAAACGCGTGAGCGAAGAGATGCCCCGGAAGGTGAAGGACGCCCGCGTCGCCCTCATCTCGAGCCCCCTCGAAATAAAGAAGACGCAGGTCAAGGCGAAGATAAAGATCAAGTCGAGTGACATGGTGAGCGCGTTCTCCGCGCAGGAGCGCGAGACCCTCAAGAAATACGCGGACACTATCATCGCGAGCGGCGCAAACGTCGTCCTCTGCCAGAAGGGGATCGCGGATGCCGTGGCCTTCTACCTCGCGAAGGGCGGTGTCCTCGCCGTGGAGGACGTCCCGGAGAAGGACATGAAATTTGCCGCGCGTGCCCTCAATGCCCAGATCGTCACGAAGCCCGAGGAGCTCTCGCCCGAGGTCCTCGGCCGCGCGGAGCTGGTCGAGGAACTCGAGGAGAGCGAGTTCATCAAGATCTCCGGCTGCCACAACCCCAAGACCGTCACCATCCTCCTCCGCGGGTCGACCCAGTACCTGCTCGACGAGCTCGAGCGGGCTGTCATCGACGGGACGAGGGTCGTCATGGACGCCATGGAGGACGGCAAGCTCGTCGTGGGCGGCGCCGCGGTCGAGACCGAGATCATGATGAAGGTCAGGGACTACGCGGCGAGCGTCGGGGGGAGGGCCCAGATCGCGATCGAGGCCTTCGCGGACGCGTTCGAAGTCATCCCCGTCACCCTCGCCGAGAACTCGGGATTCAACACGGTCGACAAGGTGGTCGAGCTCAAGAATGCCCACGCGAGGGGAGAGAAGTACGCCGGGCTGAACGTCTACACCGGCCAGGTCGTCGACATGCTGAAGGAAGGTGTCCTCGAGCCACAGCGTTCCAAGAGGCAGGCAATCCAGAGTGCGACAGAAGCGGCAATCCTCCTCCTCCGGGTCGATGACATGATGATCACCCGGGAGGAGAAGAAAGAGGAGAAGGAATCAGAGAAGTCCGCAGAATAAATACATACGGGCATTGACCCGCCATAACTTTTTTTAGGGGGAAGGACGTCCCCCAATCATCCCGGTGCCTGCAGCACCGCCACTTTTTGATCACCGCGTGGAACCATTCCCGGCGAGGGATTTGCCGGGCGCGATTCCGAGGATCCTCGCACACCTGAAGCAGAGCCCTGGTCCCTTAAGGTCGGTGTCCCCTATCCAGTTCGAGAAGTACATCGCGCACGCGGGATGCTCGCAGTGGGGGAGTCCCATCGCGTGCCCGAGTTCGTGGACCGCCTCGGTGAGGAGACGCCGCCGGAAGAGTCCTTCCCTGTCGTGCATTCCGTAAAATTCCGGGTCGAGGCGGAACGTGGAAACGAGTGCATTCTGCCGGCACGCGATTCCGAACACGAAGTTCAATCCCGGGGAATAGAGGTCTGCCGAGGTGATCCCGAGGGGGAGGACGTCGCTCCCGCGGGGGATACACGCGATCTCCGCGAGGATCCCGTCCGCGAGGTACTGTCTCCTCTCCACGCTGTAGTACCGGGCCGGGAGCGGGAGCGGGGAGAGGACGGAAACACCCGTGGGAAACACGGTGGGGAGGCCGGCGCGGAGCCAGCCAAGGTGGGTTGGATCGACGTCTCCCACCGCGACGAGACCGATCTCGGGGAGACCTGCACTGGACATGGACGACGGAGATTCTCCATTTCTTCGCGGGGGTCACGACGGGCGTGGCGCGAAGATGAAGACCAACCCCTACCCCCGCCGTTGCTCCGCGAGGTCCCTCTCGGTGACGAGCGGGTGGTGGTACCTCCTCCGCCTCTCCGTTCCCCGTGCCTGGATCGCGGAGGCGGGACAGAACTGGATGCATGCCATGCACATCTCGCAGCGGTGGAGCCAGACCGGGCGGTCGTTCTCGATCCTTATGTTCCCCACGGGGCAGACCGCCGCGCACGTCCCGCACGCGGTGCACCTCTCGTCCGCGGTGAACTTCCTGTCCTCCCCGTGGACCCGCCGGGAGAATCCCGGGTAGACCACGAGGTGAACGAGTGAGGCGAGGGGCGAGAACGGGACGGGTACCTTCTGTTCCGCGCGGACCATCCCGGCAATCCTCGCGACCGCCTCGTCGGCCTCCCCGAGGATCCTCCCGATGGCCTCGTTTCCCGGAGGGTCGTAGAGGAGGATGTTGTTCCCCGGCATCCTGACGGTGAATGCAGCGTCAAGCCCCCTCTTCCCCGGCCCCTCCGAGAGGATTCGGTGAAGCTGCCGGTGGGCAGCGGGTGCACCCATCCCCCCCATCGTGAGGACCGAAAAAGCGTACCGCGCGCGCGAGAGGTCGAGCCGCCGGGCGAATTCCGCGACGGCCGCGGGGAGGCCGAAGTAGTAGACCGGGCAGACGAGCCCCACCCTCTCCGCGTCCGGGGCGATCGTCCCGGGTCGCTCCGCCTCCCGGACGACCGGGACCATCGTGCACTCCCCGAGGAGGGAGGATAGGGCCCTCCCGACCGCGAGTGAGTTCCCCGTGCCCGTGAAGTAGTAGAAGATCGTTCCCATGGATACCCGGCAACTGTGTGGGTGAGGAGACGAAAAAAGGGTTACCGCGTGGCCTCCCACCGTGCCGGCCAGAGTGTCAACCCCTCGAGCATGTGGACACGATGTCCACCTCGTCCTCCCCGATGGGAGCGTCCTGCGGGAGGCTTTCGCCGCGGTGGAGGATGAGGACGGTGTCCGGGATTATCCCCACCGATACGAGCGCTTCCTCGTAGGTCGTCCCGTCCGGTGCCTCGAACTCGATGGTCTCGTCGCCGGGAATGAGGCGGAATCTGCATTTCCTTCCCATTCGATAGCATTATACGGGACGCGGGGTAAAATATCTACCCCGTGCCGAGGTAGTCTAGTCCGGGAAGGCGGTAGCCTCGAAAGCTACTGGCGCTCTGCGCCTCGGGAGTTCAAATCTCCCCCTCGGCGCTTAATTCTAAATAATTTCAAAAGACTCATGATAATGATATAAATTTTTGAAAAATGTTTCTTCAAAATTAAAAGATATAGCCCCCCTCAAATTAT harbors:
- a CDS encoding nucleotide-binding protein, with product MRQRSRVLDATAFFLDIPLEGELLTTPGVVGEVVDLESKCRLEVLLAAGLAVRTPAAASLKSVEVAAVETGDDPVLSAADREVLALALETGSEIVTDDFAVQNVAAHLGIPVVPIQQRRARKRKWKFRCPACGKAADGPGDCPVCGSLLKRTLK
- a CDS encoding orotate phosphoribosyltransferase-like protein — encoded protein: MSSLDELIEKARSLLSEGHSPGQIADELSLSMETVTWLLTQQKGVAVPKDVHIDWTSVSGRGPLLDGLAMMLLRQYYVSLEEETAREEGRSDRYPTLVVGIAVSGIPLATLIAVEEDIKLAIYHPAKHSTRDPPVGSISGNFASVSGERCLIVDDVITSGNTMQDVVKYLRKHGATPVAICVIFDKRGLREVDGVPVYSLFKISRID
- the thsA gene encoding thermosome subunit alpha gives rise to the protein MLGGQPIIILKENVERNRGLEAQRSNIAAAKAIASAVRTTLGPRGMDKMLIDPTGDVTITNDGATILEEISVVHPGAKMVIEVAKAQDDEVGDGTTTAVVMVGSLMEKAETMIEKKIHPAVIAEGYRLGMKKALEIVEDLSIKIDPFDREMLIKIADTAMTGKAIESVKDKLNGIAVDAVMAIAERDGDRVIADEDNVLIKKQAGDRMDDAELVRGVVIDKKRVSEEMPRKVKDARVALISSPLEIKKTQVKAKIKIKSSDMVSAFSAQERETLKKYADTIIASGANVVLCQKGIADAVAFYLAKGGVLAVEDVPEKDMKFAARALNAQIVTKPEELSPEVLGRAELVEELEESEFIKISGCHNPKTVTILLRGSTQYLLDELERAVIDGTRVVMDAMEDGKLVVGGAAVETEIMMKVRDYAASVGGRAQIAIEAFADAFEVIPVTLAENSGFNTVDKVVELKNAHARGEKYAGLNVYTGQVVDMLKEGVLEPQRSKRQAIQSATEAAILLLRVDDMMITREEKKEEKESEKSAE
- a CDS encoding archaemetzincin family Zn-dependent metalloprotease; this translates as MSSAGLPEIGLVAVGDVDPTHLGWLRAGLPTVFPTGVSVLSPLPLPARYYSVERRQYLADGILAEIACIPRGSDVLPLGITSADLYSPGLNFVFGIACRQNALVSTFRLDPEFYGMHDREGLFRRRLLTEAVHELGHAMGLPHCEHPACAMYFSNWIGDTDLKGPGLCFRCARILGIAPGKSLAGNGSTR
- a CDS encoding EFR1 family ferrodoxin (N-terminal region resembles flavodoxins. C-terminal ferrodoxin region binds two 4Fe-4S clusters.) → MGTIFYYFTGTGNSLAVGRALSSLLGECTMVPVVREAERPGTIAPDAERVGLVCPVYYFGLPAAVAEFARRLDLSRARYAFSVLTMGGMGAPAAHRQLHRILSEGPGKRGLDAAFTVRMPGNNILLYDPPGNEAIGRILGEADEAVARIAGMVRAEQKVPVPFSPLASLVHLVVYPGFSRRVHGEDRKFTADERCTACGTCAAVCPVGNIRIENDRPVWLHRCEMCMACIQFCPASAIQARGTERRRRYHHPLVTERDLAEQRRG
- a CDS encoding thiamine S protein, which produces MGRKCRFRLIPGDETIEFEAPDGTTYEEALVSVGIIPDTVLILHRGESLPQDAPIGEDEVDIVSTCSRG